The Longimicrobiales bacterium genomic sequence GCACGTAGAACTCCAGCAGTACCTCCGTGGCAACCGGCGAGAACCGGATCTCCCTGATCGTCACGACGCTGTCGGGTGCGTCCCCGATGCGTATCTGCTCCGCGGGCACGATCCAGACGCCGACGTGATCGAGGACCGTGAGCTCCCGGGCCGGTGCCGGCTCGGTCGGCACGGGTCCGCTCTCCGGAGAGTACGGCTGAAACTCGCAGCCTGTGCGGACGGGAAGGTAGACCACGTCACCCGCCAGCGGATCGCCGAAGAGAGGCACACCTGCCCACTCGCCCACGCGGACGACCTCGTCCACCCCCAGCACGCGCGGCAGGCCATACTTTTCGTAACGACGCCCCTGGTACGCGATCGGTTCTCCGGCGGCGAACCAGGCATTGCCCGCGCCGTACCGATCAGCGGTAACAGGGTACACGCTCCCGAACGGCCGACCGTTGGCCGTGGTCGTGTCGAAGTTCTCCGTGTTGCGGCGGGCGGACACCTCCACGAGCGCTCCTGCGTCATCGATGACGCAAATGGAAACATCCCGCCAGCTCTGAGCGTGTACGGACGAGGCCGTGCACAGCACGAGCGACAGCATCATGAGAGTCCGGGTTGCCATCATCGGCAGGATCCATGTTGTTCGAGATGTGGTCGCACGAGGTTCGCGCGGGCTGAAAAATGCTCGGGAATGGCCCGCCGCGCCATACTTTTGTGGTGTATACCGGGGCATGCACGCGATCGAGGCACTGCGCCGCCAACTTGCGCGCGGCCCTGTGCGCCCCGCGGTCAGCGGACGCACCTTCATCGTCCAGTAGCACGCCGGAGCAACTCGAAATGGTCGAGAATTCCTTCTGGGAACAGCCCGACGTAGTAGAGCAGTTCGCGTCGCGGGCGCCAGATCACCGGCTGCTCCGCCTGATCGACGACTACGCCGATCCTGCCAGCACCAGGGTGCTCGATCTCGGCTGTGCAGGCGGACGGAACACGGTGCTGCTGGCCGAGCGCGGGTTCGACGTCCGGGCGCTGGATGCCTCCCGGTCGATGGTCGAGCGAACGAGGACGCGCCTCGCCGATGTCCTCGGGCCCGAGCAGGCGCGCGAACGCGTCAGGGTCGGCTCGATGGATGACCTGTCGGCCTTTTCGGACTCGTCGTTCGATCTCGTGGTCGCGCTCGGCGTGTATCATGGCGCTCAGAGCGTGGCGGAGTGGAACCGCGCACTCGCGGAGACCACGCGCGTGCTGCGCGCGGGAGGCCGGCTCCTGGTCAACCACTTCACACCGGAGGTCGACCTCACCGGTGAGGGCGTGCGTCCCGTTGAGGGCGAGCCCGGCGTGTACGAGGGATTGCCGGGGAACCGCAGTGTCCTCATGGACGCTGACGAGCTGGACCATGCGATGGCGCGATACGGCCTCCTGCCGGTCCTGCCGAGCGAAACGGTGCGGGTGCAGACAGAGCGAGGGCGGCGTGTGAGCGTGAATGCGCTGTATCGTCGGGTGTAGGCGGCATACGCGAACGACTACGCCGCCTCTTCAACTACTCCATCCGGAAAGTCCTGGATGCGTTCGAACGTGACGCAACCGATCGCTCCACCGCTCGACGGGCCCGT encodes the following:
- a CDS encoding class I SAM-dependent methyltransferase, which gives rise to MVENSFWEQPDVVEQFASRAPDHRLLRLIDDYADPASTRVLDLGCAGGRNTVLLAERGFDVRALDASRSMVERTRTRLADVLGPEQARERVRVGSMDDLSAFSDSSFDLVVALGVYHGAQSVAEWNRALAETTRVLRAGGRLLVNHFTPEVDLTGEGVRPVEGEPGVYEGLPGNRSVLMDADELDHAMARYGLLPVLPSETVRVQTERGRRVSVNALYRRV